A DNA window from Sphingomonas changnyeongensis contains the following coding sequences:
- a CDS encoding SDR family oxidoreductase encodes MTGAGAQPRAPRGRTAIVTGGARRIGAAIVRALAADGWHVVIHYNSSAAEAEALAAELGGTAIGADLAAPDAGQRVMAALDGAPPPGLLVNSAAGFDLDGFDDFTAEGWDRHMAINARAPVLLARAFADAVAASAVTDALVVNLLDAKLVQPNPDFFSYSVSKFALAGAMELVARLLAPRGVRVCGIAPAVTLVSGPQSGENFDQVHRLNPLGRGVSPDDIVGALRFLVDSPAITGQTIVIDAGQRFYGLPRDVQFLDDAYLTVFR; translated from the coding sequence ATGACCGGGGCCGGAGCACAGCCGCGCGCCCCGCGCGGGCGCACCGCGATCGTCACCGGCGGCGCGCGCCGCATCGGCGCGGCGATCGTCCGGGCGCTGGCCGCCGATGGCTGGCATGTCGTCATCCATTACAACAGCTCCGCCGCCGAGGCCGAGGCGCTGGCGGCGGAGCTGGGCGGCACCGCCATCGGTGCCGATCTCGCCGCCCCCGATGCCGGGCAGCGGGTGATGGCGGCGCTCGACGGGGCCCCGCCGCCCGGTCTGCTGGTCAACAGTGCCGCCGGGTTCGATCTGGACGGGTTCGACGATTTCACGGCGGAAGGCTGGGACCGGCATATGGCGATCAACGCCCGTGCGCCGGTGCTGCTGGCGCGCGCCTTTGCCGATGCGGTGGCGGCCTCTGCAGTCACGGATGCGCTGGTCGTCAATCTGCTCGACGCCAAACTTGTCCAGCCCAATCCCGATTTCTTCAGCTATTCGGTATCCAAGTTCGCGCTTGCCGGGGCGATGGAACTGGTCGCGCGGCTGCTTGCCCCCCGCGGCGTGCGCGTGTGCGGGATCGCCCCCGCCGTCACGCTGGTCTCAGGTCCGCAGAGCGGGGAGAATTTCGACCAGGTTCACCGGCTCAACCCGCTCGGGCGGGGCGTCAGCCCTGACGACATTGTCGGCGCGCTGCGGTTTCTGGTCGATTCGCCGGCCATCACCGGCCAGACCATCGTCATCGACGCGGGGCAGCGTTTTTATGGGCTGCCCCGCGACGTTCAGTTTCTGGATGACGCTTATTTGACGGTCTTCAGATAA
- a CDS encoding glutathione S-transferase family protein, translating to MRRMEAASAARGGTMKLYDAGWAPSPRRVRMFLTEKGVDLAAAGIERVTVDLGAGGQFDPDFLRINPRGTVPVLVLDNGLAIADSVAICRYFEALHPEPCLFGATPIDQAATEEWTRIVEHEGYAAVVYAFRNRSRAMVGRALAGRWPEMPQIPELVARGQAMWGCFIDRLEARLADRMWLATDAFGFADLSAFVTLDFAVATRLSDGAFPPAIARWHAAIAARESAGA from the coding sequence ATGCGCAGAATGGAAGCGGCAAGCGCGGCGCGGGGAGGGACGATGAAACTCTATGATGCCGGATGGGCGCCCAGCCCCAGGCGCGTGCGGATGTTTCTTACTGAAAAGGGCGTGGATCTTGCCGCTGCGGGCATCGAACGCGTGACCGTCGATCTGGGCGCGGGCGGGCAGTTCGATCCCGATTTCCTGCGCATCAACCCGCGCGGCACCGTGCCGGTGCTGGTGCTCGACAATGGCCTGGCGATTGCCGATTCGGTCGCCATCTGCCGCTATTTCGAGGCGCTGCATCCCGAACCCTGCCTGTTCGGCGCGACCCCGATCGACCAGGCGGCGACCGAGGAATGGACGCGCATCGTTGAGCATGAGGGCTATGCCGCCGTCGTCTATGCGTTCCGCAACCGTTCGCGGGCGATGGTGGGCCGGGCGCTTGCCGGCCGCTGGCCCGAAATGCCGCAAATCCCCGAGCTGGTCGCGCGCGGTCAGGCGATGTGGGGCTGTTTCATCGACCGGCTGGAGGCGCGGCTTGCCGACCGGATGTGGCTGGCGACCGATGCGTTCGGCTTTGCCGATCTGAGCGCGTTCGTCACGCTCGACTTTGCGGTCGCGACGCGGCTGTCGGACGGGGCGTTCCCGCCCGCCATCGCCCGCTGGCATGCCGCCATCGCCGCGCGCGAGTCGGCTGGCGCATGA
- a CDS encoding c-type cytochrome yields MRGMAFGLGIMMLGMAGAAQAQTNPNFVQCAVCHSVKAGQNKIGPHLAGIVGRKRASVAGYSYSAAMKGKPGVWTEKELDLYLTNPRKHVPGTKMAFAGIPDAAKRAKLIAYLKTVK; encoded by the coding sequence ATGCGTGGAATGGCCTTCGGACTGGGTATCATGATGCTGGGCATGGCCGGTGCCGCCCAGGCGCAAACCAACCCGAACTTCGTGCAATGTGCGGTGTGCCATTCGGTCAAAGCCGGCCAGAACAAAATCGGCCCGCATCTGGCGGGGATCGTTGGCCGCAAACGCGCCTCGGTCGCCGGCTACAGCTATTCGGCCGCGATGAAGGGCAAGCCCGGCGTGTGGACCGAAAAGGAACTCGACCTTTACCTGACCAACCCGCGCAAGCATGTGCCGGGCACCAAGATGGCCTTTGCCGGCATTCCCGATGCCGCCAAGCGCGCCAAGCTGATCGCTTATCTGAAGACCGTCAAATAA